One stretch of Nocardia mangyaensis DNA includes these proteins:
- a CDS encoding ATP-binding cassette domain-containing protein has protein sequence MASTEGALVAAIQVTDLVKSYGEVVALDGISFEVARGEILGLLGPNGSGKTTTVTLLSTLQRPTSGSARICGHDVVAEAARVRETISLTGQYAALDEGLTTVENLSVFGRLTGLRGPALRTRIDDLVEEFDLTTVRNRRVGALSGGMQRRVDIASALVTRPEVLFLDEPTTGLDPRSRASVWDTVAGLRQAGITVLLTTQYLEEADRLADRIVMLDRGSVVAAGTPGQLKKQVGAAVCEVTLVERTDTARVISLLDGLDLVESPAEGAAAGAQAHPRLVVRAPHAMATVADVIDRLHTAGIDVVDIGLRQPSLDEVFLQLTETS, from the coding sequence ATGGCCTCCACAGAAGGAGCACTTGTGGCAGCGATCCAGGTCACCGATCTCGTCAAGTCATACGGTGAGGTGGTGGCCCTCGACGGTATCTCGTTCGAGGTCGCCCGTGGCGAGATACTCGGCCTACTCGGCCCCAACGGCAGCGGTAAGACCACAACGGTCACCTTGCTGTCCACCCTGCAACGACCCACCTCCGGTAGCGCCCGGATCTGCGGTCACGATGTAGTCGCCGAGGCTGCCCGGGTACGCGAAACCATCTCGCTCACTGGGCAATACGCCGCTCTGGATGAGGGTCTCACCACCGTGGAGAACCTGTCCGTGTTCGGCCGGCTCACCGGTTTACGCGGCCCGGCTCTGCGCACCCGCATCGACGACCTCGTCGAGGAGTTCGACCTCACCACGGTGCGCAACCGGCGGGTCGGTGCCCTTTCCGGCGGAATGCAACGCCGAGTCGATATCGCCAGCGCTCTGGTCACCCGGCCCGAGGTGCTGTTCCTCGACGAACCGACCACCGGCTTGGATCCACGCAGCCGCGCCTCGGTCTGGGACACCGTCGCCGGGCTGCGGCAAGCAGGGATCACAGTCCTGCTGACCACCCAGTATCTGGAGGAAGCCGACCGGCTCGCCGATCGCATCGTGATGCTCGACCGCGGATCGGTGGTTGCCGCCGGCACACCGGGGCAGTTGAAGAAGCAGGTCGGCGCGGCTGTATGCGAAGTGACCCTCGTGGAGCGAACCGATACGGCCCGGGTCATCAGCCTGCTCGACGGCCTGGACCTCGTCGAGTCACCAGCGGAGGGCGCGGCCGCGGGAGCCCAGGCGCATCCGCGACTGGTGGTCCGGGCTCCGCACGCCATGGCGACGGTCGCCGACGTCATCGACCGATTGCACACCGCGGGAATCGACGTGGTCGACATCGGCCTGCGCCAGCCCTCGCTGGACGAGGTGTTCCTCCAACTGACAGAGACGAGCTGA
- a CDS encoding ABC transporter permease, with product MTTAVGHAPTSSSPSTTMPRSSVGLVPATATLARQKISAAIRSGDVVFAVFGPVVFFLCFYTPLHRQFELGGGNYAQFLTPIILLQAGLFTAITATESAGQDARAGVHERMMSLPIPRVAPFFGRMAWVVVRMGLTLGGGLAIGCALGFRLQGTIVESLVFVALVIVFGLALSMVTDAIGTVARNSVSIASVLMIPQLILVMASTGLVTAPAFPAWIQPFVRNQPMSVYADALRALAAGTDLEFTAVVLWSVALLAIGGAAMVIAGRAQVKR from the coding sequence ATGACGACCGCTGTCGGACACGCACCCACCTCGAGCTCCCCCAGCACCACCATGCCCCGGAGTTCGGTCGGGCTCGTACCGGCCACCGCCACACTCGCCCGCCAGAAGATCTCGGCCGCGATCCGCTCGGGTGATGTCGTCTTCGCAGTCTTCGGGCCGGTCGTGTTCTTCCTCTGCTTCTATACGCCGCTACACCGCCAGTTCGAACTCGGCGGGGGCAACTACGCGCAATTCCTCACCCCGATAATCCTTTTGCAGGCCGGGCTCTTCACCGCCATCACCGCCACCGAGTCCGCCGGACAGGACGCACGAGCCGGTGTGCACGAGCGAATGATGTCGCTGCCGATCCCGCGCGTCGCGCCGTTCTTCGGACGCATGGCCTGGGTGGTGGTGCGGATGGGCCTGACGCTCGGCGGCGGGCTCGCCATCGGCTGCGCCCTGGGCTTCCGGCTCCAGGGCACCATCGTGGAATCGCTTGTCTTCGTCGCTCTCGTCATCGTTTTCGGACTGGCACTGAGCATGGTCACCGATGCGATCGGCACCGTGGCCCGCAATTCGGTGTCGATCGCGAGCGTTCTCATGATTCCGCAGCTGATCCTGGTGATGGCGTCCACCGGCCTGGTCACCGCACCGGCATTCCCCGCCTGGATACAGCCGTTCGTTCGCAATCAGCCGATGTCGGTCTACGCCGACGCTCTCCGGGCGCTCGCCGCGGGCACCGACCTCGAATTCACCGCGGTGGTGCTCTGGTCGGTGGCACTGCTCGCCATCGGCGGTGCGGCAATGGTGATCGCGGGCCGAGCGCAGGTGAAACGATGA
- a CDS encoding ABC transporter permease, producing MTDAASWPARQAVPVLRQSVVQASALLRSWSRDPGIVVQSIVFPVFLLLMFQLVLGKTVTSMGGGDSIFGNTGLVALVGALFGTLATAISLIHERDTGLLARMWTLPVPRPGFLVGRLLAEAVRTGIATVVLFAVAIPLGFRFEQGIAAGIGAVLVAMVFAVGIAVPVIAMATVASGRQAVQQLNGFFLLLLFFNGGFAPVSEYPGWLQPVVRYQPMTPAIDTVRGLTEGGPVAEPLAITVLWTVGLIIVFGPVAFRGYRHAAERR from the coding sequence ATGACAGACGCAGCAAGCTGGCCGGCCCGGCAGGCCGTGCCGGTATTGCGTCAATCGGTCGTCCAGGCGAGTGCGCTGCTGCGTTCCTGGTCGCGTGATCCGGGAATCGTCGTGCAGTCGATAGTTTTTCCTGTCTTCCTGCTGCTGATGTTCCAATTGGTCCTGGGCAAGACCGTGACCTCGATGGGCGGCGGCGACAGCATCTTCGGCAACACCGGTCTGGTGGCGCTGGTGGGTGCGCTGTTCGGCACTCTGGCCACGGCGATCAGCCTCATCCACGAGCGCGACACCGGACTGCTGGCTCGGATGTGGACGCTGCCGGTGCCGCGCCCCGGTTTCCTCGTCGGCCGGCTGCTCGCCGAGGCGGTGCGCACCGGGATAGCCACCGTTGTCCTGTTCGCCGTCGCGATCCCGCTCGGATTCCGGTTCGAGCAGGGTATCGCCGCCGGAATCGGCGCGGTGCTCGTGGCGATGGTGTTCGCGGTCGGTATCGCGGTGCCGGTGATCGCCATGGCAACGGTGGCCTCCGGCCGGCAGGCCGTGCAGCAGCTCAATGGATTCTTTCTCCTGCTGCTGTTCTTCAACGGAGGTTTCGCACCCGTCAGCGAGTATCCGGGCTGGCTCCAGCCGGTGGTCCGGTATCAGCCGATGACACCGGCGATCGATACTGTTCGTGGATTGACCGAGGGCGGTCCGGTGGCGGAGCCACTGGCCATCACGGTGCTCTGGACGGTCGGACTGATCATCGTGTTCGGTCCGGTGGCGTTCCGCGGCTACCGGCATGCCGCAGAACGCCGCTGA